The following coding sequences are from one Salvia hispanica cultivar TCC Black 2014 chromosome 3, UniMelb_Shisp_WGS_1.0, whole genome shotgun sequence window:
- the LOC125212142 gene encoding trihelix transcription factor DF1-like, with translation MHSGFENPGIHNPPQPENPLLLSMNPTHILDQIHSLPTTHYAGGYFKLGLNERGGGGGGDANLLRGSEQYQLPEARQSSLGMLHSQFWEPLPAQVSNENSELRQGEALTACLDAKSRLHFSELEAIYKRDTTQTAPNSLTPPLPGLPAVNEEESSRTFKEAKKTKRRRKKTADPEVMSPMAEFFENLVKQVVDHQENLQKKFTEVIDRLSEERRAREDAWRSQEVAHFEREAAARAHEKAMEKSREAMIVSYLERITGQRIDLPAYGSNCGGEDEIRRDLDRN, from the exons ATGCATTCGGGTTTCGAAAACCCCGGCATCCACAACCCGCCCCAACCCGAGAACCCGCTTCTACTCTCCATGAACCCGACCCACATCCTCGACCAAATCCACTCCCTTCCCACAACTCACTACGCCGGGGGCTACTTCAAGCTCGGCCTCAAcgagagaggaggaggaggaggaggagatgCTAATTTGCTTCGTGGGAGTGAGCAATACCAACTGCCCGAGGCCCGACAATCTTCCCTCGGAATGCTCCACTCACAATTTTG GGAACCCCTTCCAGCGCAAGTATCCAATGAAAACAGTGAATTGAGGCAGGGAGAAGCTCTAACGGCCTGTTTGGACGCCAAAAGTAGACTACACTTCAGCGAACTCGAAGCTATATACAAACGTGACACCACCCAAACAGCGCCTAACTCATTAACACCACCACTGCCCGGGCTGCCCGCGGTCAACGAAGAGGAATCTTCTAGAACGTTCAAGGAAGCGAAGAAGAcgaagaggaggaggaagaaaacGGCCGATCCGGAGGTAATGAGCCCGATGGCGGAGTTCTTCGAGAATCTGGTGAAGCAGGTGGTGGATCACCAGGAGAATCTGCAGAAGAAGTTCACGGAGGTGATCGATCGGCTGAGCGAGGAGAGGAGGGCGAGGGAGGACGCGTGGAGGAGCCAGGAGGTGGCGCATTTCGAGCGCGAGGCGGCGGCGAGGGCGCACGAGAAGGCGATGGAGAAGAGCCGAGAGGCGATGATCGTGTCGTATCTGGAGAGGATCACCGGCCAGAGGATCGATCTGCCGGCGTACGGATCGAATTGCGGCGGAGAGGATGAGATCCGGCGAGATCTGGATCGGAATTGA